In Deltaproteobacteria bacterium, a genomic segment contains:
- a CDS encoding FtsQ-type POTRA domain-containing protein, translated as MIEYRAYHKTRPGKGRSAGGRVLRKKDKARAGEPKPLGARLRLIGWIAAGLLAVGFTGVAFASAYSWLTRSPLFTVRSVDMNRCANVSLEEVWAIVRGDGSGILWSVPAKEVARRLSGHPWVRSVSVRKSFPDRLVVRIQERTPVAMVNLDVLHYLDDEGRPFKRLTAYDAKNLAIVTGFSREELLRKDPVTVRDLRKTLDLLRGVEAGALRQNVSEIHFDAQDGYTVVTRDAGLQLKVGTMDVKEAIRRIEAAMPRISGMTRSSGIADLKTEGRVFMRPGE; from the coding sequence ATGATCGAGTATCGCGCATACCACAAGACCCGCCCCGGAAAGGGGCGAAGCGCCGGGGGGCGGGTCTTGCGGAAGAAGGACAAGGCCCGGGCCGGGGAACCGAAGCCGCTGGGGGCGCGGCTGCGCCTGATCGGGTGGATCGCCGCCGGCCTGCTCGCCGTCGGGTTCACCGGCGTGGCGTTCGCCTCCGCCTATTCGTGGCTCACGCGCTCGCCGCTCTTCACGGTGCGCTCCGTCGACATGAACCGGTGCGCGAACGTTTCGCTCGAGGAAGTGTGGGCGATCGTCCGCGGCGACGGGTCGGGCATCCTCTGGTCCGTTCCGGCGAAAGAGGTCGCGCGGCGCCTGTCCGGACACCCCTGGGTCCGCTCCGTCTCGGTCCGCAAGTCCTTTCCGGACCGCCTGGTGGTGCGGATCCAGGAGCGCACGCCGGTCGCCATGGTGAACCTGGACGTCCTCCACTACCTCGACGACGAGGGCCGCCCGTTCAAGCGGCTGACCGCGTACGACGCGAAGAACCTCGCCATCGTCACGGGATTTTCGCGGGAGGAACTCCTTCGGAAGGACCCGGTGACGGTGCGGGATCTTCGGAAGACGCTCGACCTGCTGCGGGGCGTCGAGGCGGGCGCGCTTCGCCAGAACGTGTCCGAGATCCATTTCGACGCGCAGGACGGCTATACGGTGGTGACCCGGGACGCCGGGCTGCAACTCAAGGTCGGCACGATGGACGTCAAGGAGGCGATCCGGCGGATCGAGGCGGCCATGCCCAGGATATCGGGGATGACCCGGTCTTCGGGGATCGCCGATCTCAAGACAGAGGGCCGAGTCTTCATGCGGCCGGGGGAGTGA
- the ftsA gene encoding cell division protein FtsA: protein MDTKTNDQVIAGLDVGSSQVTTVLGRKTQDGVEILGMGECPTEGMRRGAVVNVDATVKSIRQSVTEAERMTGLTVESVFVGISGPLIKSFNSHAAISVKNEHEVTDADFTRVLEIARTVELPNDREILHVLTQEFIVDDMAGIKDPRGMTGIRLDARVHVVTNDVPGARNLARCVEKADLDVESFVLSPLASAEAVLTPEEREVGVALMDFGGGTVEIVIFFNGSLRHTFVLPLGGSSITSDIAIGLKLPQSDAEILKVASGCAMIQKVRRDELVELPGVGGRLPRPIRRQYLSEIIEPRAEEIFTLLRKEILRSGYEENLGAGVVLTGGGSKLDGLTDLGERVFKLPFRRGNPIGIGGLVEVVNGPAFATAVGLVQYGASASERVYRSAEAPGSGGVIDRFKRYLSEFF, encoded by the coding sequence ATGGACACGAAAACGAATGATCAGGTGATCGCGGGGCTGGACGTCGGGTCGAGCCAGGTGACCACGGTCCTCGGAAGGAAGACGCAGGACGGCGTGGAGATCCTCGGGATGGGGGAGTGCCCCACGGAGGGGATGCGGAGGGGGGCCGTGGTGAACGTCGACGCCACGGTGAAGTCGATCCGGCAGAGCGTCACGGAGGCGGAGCGGATGACCGGGCTGACCGTCGAGTCGGTCTTCGTCGGCATCTCCGGACCGCTCATCAAGTCGTTCAACAGCCACGCGGCCATCTCGGTGAAGAACGAGCACGAGGTCACCGACGCCGACTTCACGCGGGTCCTCGAGATCGCTCGCACGGTGGAGCTTCCCAACGACCGGGAGATCCTGCACGTTCTCACGCAGGAGTTCATCGTCGACGACATGGCCGGGATCAAGGACCCCCGGGGAATGACCGGCATCCGTCTCGACGCGCGCGTGCACGTCGTGACCAACGACGTCCCGGGGGCGCGAAACCTGGCGCGGTGCGTGGAGAAGGCGGACCTCGACGTCGAAAGCTTCGTCCTCTCCCCGCTGGCGTCGGCCGAGGCGGTGCTCACCCCGGAGGAGCGCGAGGTCGGCGTGGCGCTGATGGACTTCGGCGGCGGGACCGTGGAGATCGTGATCTTCTTCAACGGGTCCCTGCGGCACACCTTCGTCCTGCCCCTCGGAGGGAGCAGCATCACCTCCGACATCGCGATCGGTTTGAAGCTTCCCCAGTCGGACGCGGAGATCCTGAAGGTCGCCTCGGGATGCGCGATGATCCAGAAGGTGCGCCGGGACGAGCTGGTGGAACTGCCGGGGGTCGGAGGGCGACTTCCCCGTCCGATCCGCCGGCAATACCTGAGCGAGATCATCGAGCCGCGCGCGGAAGAGATCTTCACCCTTCTGCGGAAGGAGATCCTTCGGTCCGGCTACGAGGAAAACCTCGGGGCCGGGGTGGTGCTCACCGGCGGCGGGTCGAAGCTGGACGGCCTCACCGACCTCGGGGAGCGGGTGTTCAAGCTCCCCTTCCGGAGGGGGAACCCGATCGGGATCGGAGGATTGGTCGAGGTCGTGAACGGGCCCGCGTTCGCCACCGCGGTGGGGTTGGTCCAGTACGGTGCAAGCGCTTCGGAGAGGGTCTACCGGTCGGCGGAGGCCCCGGGAAGCGGGGGGGTGATCGACCGGTTCAAGCGGTACCTGTCGGAATTTTTCTGA
- the ftsZ gene encoding cell division protein FtsZ, with amino-acid sequence MFTIVEENRCHAVIKVFGVGGGGGNAINTMIEEGLQGVEFIAANTDAQALSRSLAPLKLQLGARLTKGLGAGANPDIGRQAALEDRDLIREALTGADMVFITAGLGGGTGTGAGPVVAEVAKEIGALTVAIVTRPFSFEGLTRKRQADGGTKELRSIVDTIIVIPNEKLLLIAGKDMRFVEAFRKVDDVLFQAVRGISELVTKPGYINLDFADVKTIMSGMGVALMGTGSASGKNRAVAAAEKAISSPLLEDVSIRGARGVLINITAGTSLSLSEVNDAASLVREEASDEANIIFGTVIDETLGDELKVTVVATGFEPGVAEGAWRNPRKGIKLVSRPDDLQTPAFLRAAAPKTLDERLEDLPLIDREAEIESLDEFEIPTFLRRRVE; translated from the coding sequence ATGTTCACGATCGTCGAGGAGAACCGCTGCCACGCCGTCATCAAGGTGTTCGGCGTGGGCGGCGGCGGCGGCAACGCCATCAACACCATGATCGAGGAAGGGCTGCAGGGCGTCGAGTTCATCGCCGCGAACACCGACGCGCAGGCGCTGTCGCGGAGCCTGGCGCCCCTCAAGCTCCAGTTGGGGGCCCGGCTGACCAAGGGGCTCGGCGCGGGCGCCAACCCCGACATCGGCCGTCAGGCGGCCCTCGAGGACCGCGACCTGATCCGGGAGGCACTCACCGGCGCGGACATGGTGTTCATCACGGCGGGCCTGGGCGGCGGCACGGGGACCGGCGCGGGGCCGGTGGTCGCGGAGGTGGCGAAGGAGATCGGGGCGCTCACGGTGGCGATCGTGACGCGGCCGTTCTCCTTCGAGGGACTCACCCGGAAACGGCAGGCGGACGGGGGCACGAAGGAGCTGCGGAGCATCGTGGACACGATCATCGTCATCCCGAACGAGAAGTTGCTCCTGATCGCCGGGAAGGACATGCGCTTCGTCGAGGCGTTCCGCAAGGTGGACGACGTACTTTTCCAGGCGGTCCGCGGGATCTCCGAGCTGGTCACGAAGCCCGGCTACATCAACCTCGATTTCGCCGACGTGAAGACGATCATGTCGGGGATGGGCGTGGCGCTGATGGGGACGGGGTCGGCCTCCGGGAAGAACCGGGCGGTCGCCGCCGCGGAGAAGGCGATCTCGAGCCCGCTCCTCGAGGATGTCTCGATCCGCGGAGCCCGCGGCGTCCTCATCAACATCACCGCCGGGACGTCCCTGTCCCTGAGCGAGGTGAACGACGCGGCGAGCCTGGTCCGCGAGGAGGCCTCCGACGAGGCGAACATCATCTTCGGGACGGTGATCGACGAAACGCTGGGGGACGAACTGAAGGTCACGGTGGTCGCGACCGGCTTCGAGCCGGGTGTCGCGGAGGGGGCGTGGCGGAACCCGCGGAAGGGGATCAAGCTGGTCAGTCGGCCTGACGATCTGCAGACGCCCGCGTTCCTGCGGGCCGCCGCGCCGAAGACGCTCGACGAGCGGCTGGAGGATCTCCCCCTGATCGACAGGGAGGCGGAGATCGAGTCGCTCGACGAGTTCGAGATTCCCACGTTCCTCCGTCGGCGGGTGGAGTAG